The Bombina bombina isolate aBomBom1 chromosome 12, aBomBom1.pri, whole genome shotgun sequence sequence ttgtaattattttaactaggtagctaataaatagttattaactatttaatagctattgtacctagttaaaataaatacaaagttgcctgtaaaataaaaataaaccctaagatggctataatgtaactattagttatattgtagctatattagggtttattttacaggtaagtatttagttttaaataggattaatttatttaattatagtaattttatttagatttatttaagttatatttaacttgggggtgttggggttagggttagacttaggtttaggggttagtaactttattatagtagcggcgacattgggggcgggagattaggggttactaattgtaggtaggtggctgcgatgttagggacggcagattaggggttaatacaatttattatagtgtttgcgaggtgggagtgcggcggtttaggggttaatacatttattatagtggtggcgatgtccggtcggcagattaggggttaataagtgtaggtaggtggtggcgacgttggggggcagattaggggttaataaatataatgtaggtgtcggcgatgttagggacagcagattaggggttcataggtataatgtaagtggcggcgatgtccggtcggcagattaggggttaaatcattttattatagtgtttgcgatgtggggggccttggtttaggggttaataggtagtttatgggtgttagtgtactttgtagcactgtagttaagagctttattccggcgttagcccataaaactcttaaatactgacttttatatgcggtaggagtcttggaggtagaggctgtaccgctcacttcttccaagacttgtaataccagcgttagccaaatcccattaaaaagataggatacgcaattgacgtaaggggatttgcggtatggaaaagtcgcggagaaaaagtgagcggtacacctgtacctgccatactcgtaataccagcgggcattaaaaagcagcattaggaccccttaacgctgctttttaaagctaacgcagaactcgtaatctaggtgagtgttttttattttttgtaattttagatttaaagggacagttcatccaaaaactttctcccctttaaattattcccaatgatcctttttacctgctatagtgtattaaattggttgcaagtagctcctttactcatatttcagcatttgaaatagctgatttagcttgtggtttcctaaactatactgaaagttttgatactggtgtatatgctattgacaagcctaagtaaacacagccagcagaagagattacactctcagtgggggcatgatagttaagtaatacaattataattttccattgttctctctatttattgagctttggtgttccagacaaatataagataaggaagcaagtctgtgtacatgaaagtgataacataatgagatctgatattacctgaagctcaacctattgtaataggctgtggtttcaaagcacaaaaccagctacttcagatacacaaataaacccgaaaatgcaatttctcaaatattttatactctgcagttggtataacaagtcatttaaaatacatttatggaaaaacaattttacagtgtactgtccctttaagtgtaaggcatcttaggttttatttcacaggtaatcttgtatttattttaactaggtagttaataaatagttaataactatttaataactagtctacctggttaaaataaatacaaacttacctgtgaaataattttttttttaaatacttataatGGCTGCGctgtagggggttaaataacgcaacttttgttgcgttcgttaatttccctatagcgcgcataactcataatctagctattagtgaataaatacataaataatcaagcacacaaaaaaaatttgatggtagtttttttttttattgtttactagtactaaagcctgtgtacacgggccattttttgcagtacatcagtcccaccccttgctctcttccccccctttttgggctatctcccctcccccccctttggctccccccccctttttgggctatccccccccctttttgggctatctcccccccccctttttgggctATCTCCCCCCCTTCCTTTTTGGGCTATCTCCCCCCCCTTCCTTTTTGGGCTATCCCCCCCTTTTTGGGCTATCTCCCCCCCACCTTTTTGggctatctccccccccctttttgggctatcttccctcccccctttttgggctatctcccctccccctttttgggctatttcccctccccctttttgggctatctcccctccccctttttgggctatctcccctccccctttttggctatctcccctcccccccccttttgggctatctcccctccccctttttgggCTATCTCCATTCCCCCTTTTTGgctatctcccctccccccccttttgggctatctcccctccccccttttttgggctatctcccctccccctttttgggctatctccccccccttttgggctatctcccctcccccccctttcgggctatccccccccccctttgggtctttccccccctttggctctccccccccccctttttgggctatccccccccccctttttgggctatccccccccctttttgggctatctcccctccccccctttttgggctatctcccctcccccttttttgggctatctcccctcccccctttttggggctatctcccctccccccttttttgggctatctcccccccccccttttgggctatctcccctccccccctttttgggctatctcccctccccccttttttgggctatctcccctccccccttttttgggctatctcccctccccccttttttgggctatctcccctccccccttttttgggctatctcccctccccccttttttgggctatctcccctccccctttttgggctatctcccctcccccccctttttgggctatctcccctcccccccctttttgggctatctcccctcccccccctttttgggctatctcccctccccccctttttgggctatctcccctccccccttttttgggctatctcccctccccccttttttgggctatctcccctccccccttttttgggctatctcccctccccctttttgggctatctccccccctttttgggctatctcccctcccccccttttttgggctatctcccctccccccttttttgggctatctcccctccccccttttttgggctatctcccctcccccctttttgggctatctcccctccccctttttgggctatctcccctccccccctttttgggctatctcccctccccccctttttgggctatctcccctcccccctttttgggctatctcccctccccccctttttgggctatctcccctccccccccttttttggctatctctcccccccctttttgggtctctcccccctcctttggctctttccccccctttggctctctcccccctcctttggctcttccccccctttggctatctccccccccctttggctatcttccccccccccctttggctatcttcccccccccacccctttgGCTATCTTTAAAGCTTTGGTGTGTTCTTATAGCTTTAGTTTTTCTTAAATCCAAGGATGTTTAAATGCTTCATTCGGGGTCATGCGAAGAGTAGGATCCCACGTTAAGCATTTTTTCAGAAAGTCCAAAAACAGGGCATCTTCGCAGCCTTTTAAAGCCTGCACCCAATCTTTGCTTCCAGGGGAGCCTCTGAATTGTCCTCGTCTGGTATAACCACCCTGGAGTTGTGTAGAACCATCTTGCAAGGTTGTAACTTTGCAATACAGAGGATACCCCTTGATGTCAAAAAAATTATTGGTTCGTTTTGAAGAATCCAGAAGGTTTTGGGATGGCATTCCCAATAGCTCAATCATGCATGCGAGTAGATCATTATCATTATCATCGCTGCAAAAGAGTATCTCTCCAGTTAGGAGCTCGGCTAAGATACATCCGAAGCTCCACATATCTACTGGAGTTCCACAGTTGCCTCCAAGAAGGACCTCTGGTGCTCGGTAGTATACAGTCTGTAAAGGGTATTGATGCTGGTGTTCATATTGGCTGCAGCCAAAGTCAATAACCCTAATGTCAAGTCCGGTATTTTGTTGTCTCAATAATATATTTTCAGGCTTTAGGTCACAGTGCATAATTCCATGTCTTTTCAAAGCATATAAGCACTGTAGGATTTCTAGAGCAAACATCTTTACCAATGTCAGACTAAAGCCCTTAAATTCCTTTCTCTTCATTAGTTCATAAAGTTCCATGTCCAGCAGTTCAAATGACATACACACATGATTACGGAAGGTGAATGTATCCATCATGTGCACTACATTAAATGTGTTGTCTTTGTCCAGTTTCCGTAACTGTTGTAATATGTTTATTTCCTCTTCAGCTTGGAGGCGAAAAGCTTCTTCATTTCTGATCATTTTTAAAGCCACATGTTGGTTCAGTTTGTGGTCAAAGGCCTTGATGACTTCTCCATAGCCTCCTTTACCAAGTACCTTTTCAATTTGATATCTGTAGGCAATGTGGTCATTTGGTGTCTGCTTGTAGAAGCCCAGTTGGTTATCATATCCATTGTTTCTGCCTCCAATTACACCATGAAGTTTATCTGCATTCTGGCCCCAATAATATATTTCCGTGTAACTGACAATTTCTTGGTGTTCCATGGTTGTCAGCTCACTCCTGTGGAGCCTCATTACCTGTCCTGGAGTTAAGTTTGAAGCAATGAGAGCATCATCTTCTAATGATTGTATGGAAGTGCCCTCTTTGCAGTCGTTAAGATCAGAGACTGAATCTACTACATTTGCTTCATCAGCGTTCTTCTGTGTATCATCTTCAGTCAGATTGACGAtgtttccagcttgctcctgttgatCTCTCACATTCTTTTTACGATGGTAATGGTTGTAGATCCACCAACACCCAGCAAGGGCAAGGACTCCAGGTACAGCAAATTTGATCAATTTTTTTAAGGGTGGTGtcattttacaagttttttttatggAGCACTGGGTCAGAAATGACTGAATAGGGTGAATCTTGCTCTCTGACTCCTGAGTGATTGCAAATGGAATTATGACATCACAGATATTCACTTTGAAAAATATTTCTTTAGCAATATGTATTTGCATATTGTGATGTCACAGAGTGCTGTCAAAGAAAAAATCACCAGTTTTGACTGGTTATAGGAAGTTGAGAAAGGATttactcaagttaaagggacagtctactccagaaatgttgttgtttaaaaagatagataatccctttattacccaatccccagttgtgcataaccagcacagttatattaaaggcacactaaacccaaatgttttctttcgtgattcagatagagcatgcaattttaagcaaatttctaatttaattctattatcaatttgtcttcaatctcttgctatctttatttgaaaatgataaatgcagccagcccattttaggttcagcttagtggaggctgacatttacccactaataagcaagcataacccaggttctcaaccaaaaatgggccggctcctatgcatcacattcctgttgcttaaaattgcatgctctatctgaatcataaaataaaacatttgggtttagtatccctttaagttgttaagtaattattttacattattaataaaataaactttCCAACAGCcagcatttaaaggggcatgaagatTAATAGTAAAATGAGCTTCCTGGTTTTAGTTGGGgtttttttaccaatttttacaCCCAAGGGATTCCTCTGTGTGTCTATCAATCAGATCTATATTTGGGCATAGGTTTCATGAATGAGTATTACCTTTACTCAAGGGCCTGAgagtatcagtatatatatttatagatttgtGTGCATGCTAGTTCATGTAAATCTATCtgtgtacatatataaaacatatgacTCTTAAGTGGAAGCCATGTAATCTACTGTCCTAAACTTCTTGACAGAAACTAATATGAATCTTTTTTAaatcttatagaaaaaaaaaacatgcagtagGTTATAAGATTGCGTTAAAAATAGCACACCTGAATAGATAAGCATAATGATCAAATAATATGAATGGAAGTCTGTATAGTTCCTCTGTTGATACAGGCTTTTATAAAGCCTTAGGCCAAGTTTACAGTGGTGTAATCATTTTGGTTGGCCAATAACTATTAATGTAACCACCCTAAAAGCACTTTATCTTCCTATGcgagctaaaaataagtctatggGGTCAAtaatttatgatagtgcggacggaAATGTCCGCCAcgcatcgataaatgcccacagcatacactgttggcatttatcattgcaccagcagttcttgtgaactgctggtgcaatgccgccccctgcagatgatttgcggccattcggccgctagcagggggtgtcaatcaaaccgattgtattcgattgggtttatTTCTATCCGCTGCCTTAGAGCGGACGGACAgactatggagcagcggtctttagaccgctgcttcataacttctgtttccacggagcttgataaattgacataCTGTACTTCTGAAGACATGATTAAGGGCTGTGTTAAAagtacagtctagtccaaaataaactttcatgattcaaatagagaatgtaattttaaacaattttctaatttacttttatcaccaattttgctttgttctcttggtattcttagttgaaagctaaacctaggtatgctcatatgttaatttctaagcccttgaaggctgtctcttctctcagggcattttggcagtttttcaccactagagggtgttagttcatgtatgtcatatagataacactatgttcaTGCACGTGgatttccagtgagccagctctgattggctaaaatggatgtctgtcaaaagaactgaaataaggggacagtttgcagaggcttagatacaaggtaatcacagaggtaaaaagtgtatttatataactgtgttggttatgcacaactagggaatgggtaataaagggattatctttttaataacatttctggtgtagactgtccctttaaaaacatttttttgctttgATCCATATGTAGTAAAATAAAAAGGCGGTTTTGTACTACTATGCTGGATATAATTTGGATGTGCTCACAAAAAACATGACATCAGTTTAACACTATGGGTTAGATTTAacaagtgtcgggcggacatgattcactgtagcgaatcatgtccgcctgacatcgctaaataccgacagcatacactgtcttgtgaaatgcttgtgcaatcccgcccggTGCACATTCACGgacggggtgtcaatcatccagatcggattgGCATGATTGaagtccaccaccttttaggtggcagacaagttaaggagcagcggtcttacaaccgctgtttcttaacttacgtttccggcgagccggaaactatgGACGTAGAGAgcggcatccgctgcttgttaaatttaccccctgctagattacaagttacttCGTGCTAGGTCTTGCACATCAGTATTGATTTATCTGGTAAATTATTAGTTAAATAATTTAACTAAAGACTTGTTGAGTGCGAGTGGTAAAATGAATGCATCCTACATCCTATAATGGAAATCACTAATTAGCCGCTGgcgtccatttatcattgtgcggacggacatgatctgctatagcgaaccgtgtccgccgcacatcgataaatactgtcggcatttatcattgcaccagcagttcttgtgaactgctggtgtaacgccgccccctgcagattcgcggcaaatcgggggtgtcaatcaacccgatcgtattggatcgggttaatttccggcaatgtctgtccaccgcctcagagcaggcggacaggttatggagcagcggtctttagactgctggtgtttctggcgagccttcacggga is a genomic window containing:
- the LOC128642652 gene encoding dual specificity tyrosine-phosphorylation-regulated kinase 2-like, with amino-acid sequence MQIHIAKEIFFKVNICDVIIPFAITQESESKIHPIQSFLTQCSIKKTCKMTPPLKKLIKFAVPGVLALAGCWWIYNHYHRKKNVRDQQEQAGNIVNLTEDDTQKNADEANVVDSVSDLNDCKEGTSIQSLEDDALIASNLTPGQVMRLHRSELTTMEHQEIVSYTEIYYWGQNADKLHGVIGGRNNGYDNQLGFYKQTPNDHIAYRYQIEKVLGKGGYGEVIKAFDHKLNQHVALKMIRNEEAFRLQAEEEINILQQLRKLDKDNTFNVVHMMDTFTFRNHVCMSFELLDMELYELMKRKEFKGFSLTLVKMFALEILQCLYALKRHGIMHCDLKPENILLRQQNTGLDIRVIDFGCSQYEHQHQYPLQTVYYRAPEVLLGGNCGTPVDMWSFGCILAELLTGEILFCSDDNDNDLLACMIELLGMPSQNLLDSSKRTNNFFDIKGYPLYCKVTTLQDGSTQLQGGYTRRGQFRGSPGSKDWVQALKGCEDALFLDFLKKCLTWDPTLRMTPNEAFKHPWI